In Cucurbita pepo subsp. pepo cultivar mu-cu-16 chromosome LG04, ASM280686v2, whole genome shotgun sequence, the following are encoded in one genomic region:
- the LOC111792932 gene encoding glycine-rich cell wall structural protein 1-like, which produces MGGSPKWVSLGFLVICIVLHLSALALADNKLEKSRFRDDDCWGRRCGGRYGGRGPRYGRGGGFGGGRGGGFGGGRGGGSGGGLGGGGGGVGGGGGVGGGSGHGGGFGAGGGVGGGAGGGGGGGGGGGGGGGGNGGGSGHGGGFGAGGGVGSGAGGGGGGGGGGGGGGGSGGGSGHGGGFGVGGGVGSGAGGGGGGGGGGGGSGGGSGHGGGFGVGGGVGSGAGGGGGGGGGGGGGGGLGGGSGHGGGFGAGGGAGSGGGLGHGGGGHGGGFGIGIGIGIGVGSGSGQGVGVGSGSGGGGGGRR; this is translated from the coding sequence ATGGGTGGCTCTCCAAAATGGGTTTCTCTTGGTTTTCTTGTAATTTGCATTGTGCTCCATTTGAGTGCTCTTGCTCTTGCTGATAACAAGCTTGAAAAGAGTAGGTTTAGAGATGATGATTGTTGGGGCCGACGCTGCGGTGGCAGATATGGAGGTCGTGGACCGCGATATGGTAGGGGAGGTGGTTTTGGAGGCGGTAGAGGAGGTGGGTTTGGTGGTGGTAGAGGGGGTGGATCGGGTGGAGGGCTTGgaggcggcggtggtggtgttggaggaggaggtggagTGGGAGGTGGTTCTGGACATGGTGGAGGGTTTGGAGCTGGAGGTGGCGTTGGTGGAGGTGCAGGAGGAGGTGGCGGAGGTGGAGGCGGTGGAGGaggtggcggcggcggaaATGGTGGTGGGTCTGGCCATGGTGGAGGCTTTGGAGCTGGTGGAGGTGTAGGTAGTGGGGCTggcggaggcggaggcggtggtggtggtggaggaggaggtggaggaAGTGGTGGTGGGTCAGGCCATGGTGGAGGCTTTGGAGTTGGTGGAGGTGTAGGTAGTGGAGCCGGCGGAGGTggaggcggaggcggaggTGGTGGCGGCAGTGGTGGTGGCTCAGGGCATGGTGGAGGCTTTGGAGTTGGTGGAGGTGTTGGTAGTGGGGCtggcggaggaggaggcggAGGTGGAGGCGgaggcggtggtggtggtctAGGCGGAGGTTCAGGTCAtggaggtggatttggagcCGGTGGAGGAGCTGGATCCGGAGGAGGTTTAGGGCATGGCGGCGGTGGTCACGGCGGAGGATTTGGAATAGGAATAGGGATTGGAATAGGAGTTGGTAGCGGATCAGGTCAAGGCGTCGGCGTTGGCTCCGGGTCCGGTGGAGGGGGTGGTGGTCGTCGTTAA
- the LOC111793826 gene encoding S-type anion channel SLAH1-like produces MEMDENQTKNPSFFLQFLAKFHAGYFRISMSLCGQALLWKILKQPIQSQNSLRKILQLLPNSAFLVLWSLTLLILVSLSLIYILRCFFHFKLVKFEFLHRVGVNYLFAPWISWLLLLQSSPFKSFPYEILMWVFLVPIVILDVKIYGQWFIKGKRFLSTVANPTSQLSVIGNLAGARTLAVMGWRETSLCMFSLGMSHYLVLFVTLYQRLAGSNSLPAILRPVFFLFFAVPSMASLAWSSITKRFDTFSKILFFVSVFLFVSLVSRPMLFRKCMRKFTVAWWSYSFPLSLLALACNEYAKEVGVEAAHVCALLLALLSLFVSLFLLILTVLRTNSMIPMSSPEISSDSSGAEP; encoded by the coding sequence ATggaaatggatgaaaatcaaaccaaaaaccCATCCTTTTTCCTCCAATTCTTAGCCAAATTCCATGCAGGCTACTTCAGAATCAGCATGTCCCTTTGTGGCCAAGCCTTGTTATGGAAGATCCTCAAACAACCAATCCAAAGCCAAAATTCACTTAGAAAGATCCTTCAATTGCTACCCAATTCAGCTTTCTTGGTGTTATGGTCATTAACTCTCTTAATTTTGGTATCCctttctttaatttacattCTAAGATGctttttccatttcaaatTAGTGAAATTTGAGTTCTTGCATAGAGTGGGAGTAAATTACCTTTTTGCCCCTTGGATTTCTTGGCTTCTTTTGCTTCAATCCTCACCATTTAAGTCATTTCCTTACGAAATTCTCATGTGGGTGTTTTTAGTTCCAATTGTTATATTGGATGTCAAAATCTATGGCCAATGGTtcataaaaggaaagagattTTTATCCACCGTTGCTAATCCAACCAGCCAGCTTTCTGTCATCGGAAACTTGGCCGGAGCTCGGACGTTGGCCGTGATGGGGTGGCGGGAGACATCATTATGCATGTTTTCTCTCGGAATGTCACATTATTTAGTGCTTTTTGTGACACTTTACCAAAGGTTAGCCGGAAGTAATAGCTTGCCAGCCATTTTACGGCCggtgttcttcttgttcttcgcTGTTCCAAGCATGGCGAGCTTGGCTTGGAGCTCAATCACTAAAAGATTCGatacattttcaaagattttgttttttgtttcggtttttttgtttgtgtctCTTGTTTCAAGGCCAATGctttttagaaaatgtatGAGGAAATTCACTGTGGCGTGGTGGTCttattcttttcctctttcattGCTTGCTTTGGCTTGTAATGAATATGCTAAAGAAGTTGGAGTTGAAGCTGCTCATGTTTGTGCTCTTCTTCTCGCTCTTCTCTCCCTTTTCGtgtctctctttttgttgATTCTTACCGTTTTGAGAACGAATTCGATGATTCCGATGAGCTCGCCCGAGATTAGTTCCGATAGTAGCGGTGCTGAGCCATGA